The genomic DNA GAGGAGGGCGCGCGCGTACTGATCAGCGACGCGCACACCCGGCGCCTCAAGGAGTACGAGGCGGAGCTGGCCCGGGAGTTCGAGGGCGCGGCCGTCGCCGCGCTGCCGTGCGACGTGACGGACGAGGACCAGGTGCGGGCCCTCTTCGACACAGCCGTCCGACTGCACGGCGGACTCGACATAGTCGTCAACAACGCCGGTCTGGGCGGCACTTCGGACCTGGTCGACATGACGGACGAGCAGTGGTCGAACGTACTCGACGTCACGCTGAACGGGACGTTCCGGTGCACCCGCGCGGCCCTGCGCCTCCTCAGGGAGCAGCCCGGCGGCGGAGTGATCGTCAACAACGCGTCCGTCGTCGGCTGGCGCGCCCAGGCGGGGCAGGCCCACTACGCGGCGGCGAAGGCGGGCGTGATGGCCCTGACCCGGTGCGCGGCCATGGAGGCGGCCGGGTACGGGGTCCGGGTGAACGCCGTGGCGCCGAGCCTCGCCATGCACCCGCACCTGGTGAAGGTGACGACC from Streptomyces avermitilis MA-4680 = NBRC 14893 includes the following:
- a CDS encoding SDR family oxidoreductase; translated protein: MTDVEAPVYVSGHGLLQGRTAVVTAAAGAGIGGATARRFLEEGARVLISDAHTRRLKEYEAELAREFEGAAVAALPCDVTDEDQVRALFDTAVRLHGGLDIVVNNAGLGGTSDLVDMTDEQWSNVLDVTLNGTFRCTRAALRLLREQPGGGVIVNNASVVGWRAQAGQAHYAAAKAGVMALTRCAAMEAAGYGVRVNAVAPSLAMHPHLVKVTTPELLEELTGREAFGRYAEPWEVANVIVFLASGYSSYLTGEVVSVSSRHA